Proteins from one Mycobacterium sp. SMC-2 genomic window:
- a CDS encoding MCE family protein, whose translation MSNHRDSGPRNRNRARRSRVDPIWWAPTLFLLVAGIIALTAGAFSGKFQETIPLTLVSDRAGLVMEQGAKVKLRGVQVGQVGSIGTGVKAAQLQLKMQPGPFKYLPSNLEAEIKSTTAFGSKYVDLIMPEHPSTTPLKPGAVLHSRNVTVEVNTVFENLQSVVHAIDPAKLNAILSAFSESLRGKGERLGEAITDANNLLLTVNPRMDTIDKDWKLFGKTTAIYSDAAQNILSILDSATTTSTALTDNQRSLDRLLLSAVGLSQTGINVIGRNESDIVRSVNLLDPTTALLNKYSPTFTCLFQGAQWYVDHGGRDALGGNGYSFIMDAGLLFGDDPYRYPKHLPKVNATGGPGGRPSCGSLPDPSANFPVRALVTDTGWGAAPNEIRTNVAAGNPWWSNYFPTTKNPPEPPRYFFRGGQPPP comes from the coding sequence ATGAGCAACCACAGGGACAGCGGGCCACGCAACAGGAATCGGGCCCGCCGCAGCAGAGTCGACCCGATCTGGTGGGCGCCAACCCTGTTCCTCCTCGTCGCGGGCATCATCGCGTTGACCGCGGGGGCGTTCTCGGGCAAGTTCCAGGAGACGATCCCGCTCACGCTGGTGTCGGACCGGGCGGGGCTGGTGATGGAGCAGGGCGCCAAGGTCAAGCTGCGCGGCGTGCAGGTCGGCCAGGTCGGTTCGATCGGCACCGGCGTGAAAGCGGCACAGCTGCAGCTCAAGATGCAACCGGGCCCGTTCAAATATCTGCCGAGCAACCTCGAGGCCGAGATCAAATCGACGACGGCCTTCGGGTCGAAGTACGTCGACCTGATCATGCCCGAACATCCCAGCACCACACCGCTGAAGCCGGGCGCGGTGCTGCACTCCCGCAACGTGACGGTGGAAGTCAACACCGTCTTCGAGAATCTCCAATCCGTGGTCCATGCGATCGATCCGGCGAAGCTGAACGCGATCTTGTCGGCCTTCTCGGAATCGCTGCGCGGCAAGGGGGAACGGCTCGGTGAAGCGATCACCGATGCGAACAACCTGCTGCTGACCGTCAACCCCCGCATGGACACCATCGACAAGGACTGGAAGTTGTTCGGCAAGACGACGGCGATTTATTCGGATGCCGCCCAGAACATCTTGTCGATCCTCGACTCCGCGACGACCACCAGCACCGCCCTCACCGACAACCAACGGTCACTCGACAGGCTGTTGTTGTCGGCGGTGGGCCTGAGCCAGACCGGCATCAACGTCATCGGCCGGAACGAATCCGACATCGTGCGTTCCGTCAACCTACTCGATCCGACCACGGCGCTGCTGAACAAGTACTCGCCGACGTTCACCTGCTTGTTCCAGGGCGCGCAGTGGTACGTCGACCACGGGGGCCGGGACGCGTTGGGCGGCAACGGCTATTCCTTCATCATGGACGCCGGGCTGCTCTTCGGCGACGACCCGTATCGGTACCCGAAACACCTCCCGAAGGTGAATGCCACCGGCGGCCCGGGCGGCAGACCCAGTTGCGGCTCGCTGCCCGATCCGAGCGCGAACTTCCCGGTGCGCGCGCTGGTTACGGACACGGGCTGGGGCGCCGCTCCGAACGAGATCCGCACGAATGTGGCCGCCGGCAACCCGTGGTGGTCCAACTACTTCCCGACCACCAAGAATCCGCCCGAACCGCCGCGCTACTTCTTCCGCGGGGGGCAGCCACCGCCATGA
- a CDS encoding MCE family protein, whose translation MRLPQPKSLGARNPVTIGVMGTATLICVTVAAFQYDKLPFVKNTNDYAAYFSEAGGIKVGNSVRVSGMGVGRVSDIRLEGTKVRVNFTVRQGIELGDRTEAAIKTETILGAKMLELTSRGEGKLTGVIPLQRTTSPYDLPVALGDLTTTISGLDTNQLSSALTTLAETFKETPADLKPALQGVARFSQTLNTRDEQLRSLLGNANKVSGVLGRRSQQIASLVSNSNALLAALLDERDSIDALMNNLTALSHQISGLVDDNRTQLKPALDKLNGVLEILDNRKEELQQTLPKFKRYAMSFGEVLGSGPFFKAYVANLIPGQLGGPTLDARMYDRPLDPNQKLPSEAVDPPTGTPPVPPENAPHPIWSQPPSPGPAPGPPPEPGPAPVGSGEQ comes from the coding sequence ATGAGGTTACCCCAGCCCAAATCGCTCGGCGCGCGAAACCCGGTCACGATAGGCGTCATGGGTACCGCGACCTTGATCTGCGTGACCGTGGCCGCTTTCCAATACGACAAGCTGCCGTTCGTCAAGAACACCAACGACTATGCGGCCTACTTCTCCGAAGCCGGTGGCATCAAAGTCGGTAACTCGGTGCGCGTTTCCGGCATGGGCGTCGGCAGGGTCTCCGACATCAGGTTGGAGGGCACCAAGGTTCGGGTCAACTTCACCGTCCGCCAGGGAATCGAGCTGGGCGACCGCACGGAGGCCGCGATCAAGACCGAAACCATACTCGGCGCCAAAATGCTCGAGCTCACGTCGCGCGGTGAGGGAAAGCTGACGGGCGTCATCCCGCTGCAGCGCACCACCTCGCCGTACGACCTTCCTGTGGCGCTGGGCGACCTGACGACCACCATCAGCGGCCTGGATACTAACCAGCTGTCTTCGGCGTTAACGACATTGGCCGAGACCTTCAAGGAAACGCCGGCGGATCTCAAGCCCGCGCTACAGGGCGTGGCCCGGTTCTCGCAGACCCTTAACACCCGCGACGAGCAGCTCCGCAGCCTGTTGGGGAACGCGAACAAGGTGTCCGGGGTGTTGGGCAGGCGCAGCCAGCAGATCGCGAGCCTGGTGTCCAACTCCAACGCGTTGCTGGCGGCGCTGCTCGACGAACGGGATTCGATCGACGCGCTGATGAACAACCTCACCGCGCTGTCGCATCAGATCTCTGGGCTGGTGGACGACAACCGGACCCAACTCAAACCGGCCCTCGACAAGCTCAACGGCGTGCTGGAAATCCTGGACAACCGGAAGGAAGAGCTGCAGCAGACCCTGCCCAAGTTCAAGCGGTATGCGATGTCGTTCGGTGAAGTGTTGGGCTCCGGACCGTTTTTCAAGGCTTACGTCGCCAACCTGATCCCCGGCCAGCTGGGCGGGCCGACCCTCGACGCGCGAATGTATGACCGGCCGTTGGATCCCAACCAGAAGTTGCCGTCGGAGGCGGTGGATCCGCCGACGGGGACGCCGCCAGTGCCGCCGGAAAACGCGCCGCACCCGATCTGGTCGCAGCCGCCCTCACCGGGACCCGCGCCCGGGCCGCCTCCCGAGCCCGGCCCCGCTCCCGTCGGAAGCGGGGAACAATGA
- a CDS encoding MCE family protein: MRRAIAVAVGLICIAALSGCEWRGLNSFKLPGTAGGGPGAYTIQALLPDVVTIQQNTRVRVDDVNVGNVTRIELQDWHALVTMRINGDVHLPANATAKLGQTSLLGSMHIELAPPKDEPPVGELENGSVIPLERTSMYPTTEQTLASVSILLNGGGIGQLQEINQAIAKAFGGHENDMRSLLKQLDEFIGGTNAQTDDIIAAAENLNSLAGQFAEKDPAVDKALMTVPKALAILAEERTKIADAIDQLGKFSAIAADTIQQSKESLVNNLRSIAPVLRSLADAGPALTKGLDGLATYPWPTSTVKNWFRGDYANLTMIVDLTLSRIDTSLFTGSRWEGNLTELELQWGRTIGMQPSPVTGGNPLTFPYHNGGY; the protein is encoded by the coding sequence ATGAGACGGGCGATAGCCGTCGCGGTCGGCCTCATATGCATCGCCGCGCTTTCGGGCTGTGAGTGGCGGGGCCTGAACTCGTTCAAGCTGCCCGGCACCGCCGGCGGGGGCCCGGGCGCCTACACGATCCAGGCCCTGCTGCCCGACGTCGTCACCATTCAGCAGAACACCCGCGTTCGGGTCGACGACGTCAACGTCGGCAACGTCACCAGGATCGAGCTCCAGGACTGGCATGCCCTGGTCACCATGCGCATCAACGGAGATGTCCACCTGCCCGCCAATGCGACGGCCAAGCTCGGCCAGACCAGCCTGCTCGGCTCGATGCACATCGAACTCGCACCCCCCAAGGACGAGCCTCCGGTCGGCGAGCTCGAGAACGGTTCGGTGATACCCCTGGAGCGCACGAGCATGTATCCGACCACCGAGCAGACCCTGGCCTCGGTGTCAATCCTGCTCAATGGCGGCGGAATTGGGCAGTTGCAGGAGATCAACCAGGCGATCGCCAAGGCGTTCGGGGGTCACGAGAACGACATGCGCAGCCTGCTGAAGCAGCTCGACGAGTTCATCGGAGGCACCAATGCCCAGACCGACGACATCATCGCCGCGGCCGAGAATCTCAACTCGCTGGCCGGACAGTTCGCCGAGAAAGATCCGGCCGTCGACAAGGCGCTGATGACAGTGCCCAAGGCGCTCGCGATCCTGGCCGAGGAGCGCACCAAGATCGCCGATGCGATCGACCAGCTCGGCAAGTTCAGCGCCATCGCGGCCGACACCATTCAGCAAAGCAAGGAATCTCTGGTCAACAACCTGCGCAGCATCGCACCGGTGCTGCGGTCGCTCGCCGACGCCGGACCGGCTCTCACCAAGGGCCTGGACGGATTGGCCACCTATCCGTGGCCGACCTCCACGGTGAAGAACTGGTTCCGTGGCGACTACGCCAACCTGACGATGATCGTCGACTTGACGTTGAGCCGCATAGACACCTCACTGTTCACCGGGTCCCGCTGGGAGGGGAACCTCACCGAACTCGAGCTGCAGTGGGGACGAACGATCGGCATGCAGCCCAGCCCGGTGACCGGCGGCAACCCGCTCACTTTCCCGTACCACAACGGGGGATACTGA
- a CDS encoding CAP domain-containing protein: MIGSVRALPAAFLLAGQVLLAAPAAHADNKRLNSAVVSAVYTLQHQAGCTNDVVRDNALTLAAQWHADDMLKNQNINGDRGSDGSIPQDRANAAGFHGKASQTVAINPAMAISSLELVNQWYYNPDDMAIIRDCANTAMGVWSDNSVDRTVVVAMYGQPAPRNR; encoded by the coding sequence ATGATCGGATCGGTGCGTGCGCTGCCCGCGGCGTTTCTTCTCGCGGGGCAGGTGCTGCTGGCAGCCCCCGCCGCGCATGCCGACAACAAGCGGCTCAACAGCGCCGTCGTCTCCGCCGTCTACACCTTGCAACATCAGGCGGGGTGCACGAACGACGTCGTCAGGGATAACGCGCTCACGCTGGCCGCTCAATGGCATGCCGACGACATGCTGAAGAACCAGAACATCAACGGCGACAGAGGATCCGACGGATCGATACCGCAGGACCGTGCCAACGCCGCCGGCTTCCACGGCAAAGCGTCCCAGACGGTGGCGATCAACCCGGCCATGGCCATCAGCAGCCTGGAGCTGGTCAACCAGTGGTACTACAACCCCGACGACATGGCGATCATCCGCGACTGCGCCAACACCGCCATGGGGGTGTGGTCGGACAACAGCGTGGACCGCACCGTCGTGGTAGCGATGTACGGGCAGCCGGCACCGCGCAATCGGTGA
- a CDS encoding MCE family protein, with product MRRSLSGIVARVALFTTVCLVFTFALIAVFGQLRFGDRTGYQAVFTNISGLKSGNFVRIAGVEVGKVGDLTLHRDGTVTVGFAVDKGVRLTEGTRAVVRYENLIGDRYLALEDGPGPPRRLPPGAMIPLARTSPALDVDALIGGFRPLFRALNPDQVNALSGELLRIFQGQGGTLASVLARTSTLTSTLAGRSQLIGELINNLNIVLHTFATRDHAFSDGLDKLSALVQGLAQRKDDISTDLAYINAAAGSITDLLVQARQPIKDVVHETDRMSAQVLANGEYVDNLLKQLPDTYQVLARQGLNGDYFGFYFCEVLLKLNGKGGNPIYVKLLGQPSGRCTPK from the coding sequence ATGAGAAGGAGCCTGTCCGGGATCGTCGCGCGCGTGGCGCTGTTCACGACGGTCTGCCTGGTGTTCACGTTCGCCCTGATCGCGGTGTTCGGGCAGTTGCGTTTCGGGGACCGCACCGGCTATCAGGCGGTCTTCACCAACATCTCCGGTCTGAAGTCCGGCAACTTCGTCCGCATTGCCGGGGTGGAGGTCGGCAAGGTCGGCGACCTCACCCTGCATCGCGACGGCACCGTCACCGTCGGCTTCGCGGTCGACAAGGGGGTCCGCCTCACCGAGGGCACCAGAGCAGTGGTGCGCTACGAAAACCTGATCGGGGACCGCTATCTCGCGCTCGAAGACGGCCCCGGGCCGCCCCGACGGCTGCCGCCGGGCGCGATGATCCCGCTGGCGCGAACCTCACCCGCGCTGGACGTCGACGCATTGATCGGGGGCTTCCGCCCGTTGTTCCGGGCGCTGAACCCCGATCAGGTCAACGCCCTGTCCGGCGAGCTGCTGCGCATCTTCCAGGGGCAGGGCGGCACCCTTGCCTCGGTGCTGGCGCGGACCTCGACGCTGACATCGACCCTGGCCGGGCGCAGCCAGCTGATCGGTGAGCTGATCAACAACCTCAACATCGTGTTGCACACCTTCGCGACTCGTGACCACGCGTTCTCCGACGGACTGGACAAGCTGTCCGCGCTCGTGCAGGGCTTGGCGCAGCGCAAGGACGACATCTCCACCGACTTGGCCTACATCAACGCGGCCGCGGGGTCCATCACCGATCTGCTGGTCCAGGCGCGACAGCCGATTAAGGACGTGGTGCACGAGACCGACCGGATGTCGGCGCAGGTGCTCGCCAACGGGGAGTATGTGGACAACTTGCTCAAGCAGCTGCCCGACACATATCAGGTGCTGGCCCGGCAGGGGCTTAATGGCGACTACTTCGGCTTCTATTTCTGCGAGGTGTTGCTGAAGCTAAACGGCAAGGGGGGCAATCCCATCTATGTCAAGCTGCTCGGCCAGCCGAGCGGGCGGTGCACGCCGAAATGA
- a CDS encoding HNH endonuclease signature motif containing protein — MSSTASAEAVVVSPKERLEGLFEELAELAGQRNAIDGRIVEIVAEIDREQLWGGTGARSVPALVAWKTGCSPANAQTVATVAGRLGEFPRCAAGMREGRLSLDQVGVIAGRAGAGSDEHYAQLAHVATVTQLRTAVKLEPRPDPDSRPQPQPSITKTTPGEGFSCYRITLPQPDAAKFDAALASHREALIAEWKHDHDNGQGASDQRPPLPGTLEAFLRLVEAGWDAEATRRPHGLHTTVVVHLDVKQRAATLHLGPLLSDAERQYLTCDATAEVWFERDGQVIGAGRASRVINRRLRRALEHRDRMCVVPGCGATRGLHAHHIRHWEDGGPTELANLVLVCPYHHRSHHRGAITLTGPAHTLTVTDDAGQALSPGSLARPPTQPPPAVPPCPGPTGERAQWWWYDPFQPQPPPTPN; from the coding sequence ATGTCTTCGACCGCATCTGCTGAGGCCGTGGTGGTGAGTCCTAAAGAGCGCCTTGAGGGGTTGTTCGAGGAGTTGGCGGAGTTGGCCGGTCAGCGCAACGCCATCGATGGGCGCATCGTGGAGATTGTCGCCGAGATCGATCGTGAGCAGTTGTGGGGAGGCACGGGGGCGCGGTCGGTGCCGGCGTTGGTGGCCTGGAAGACGGGCTGCTCGCCGGCCAATGCGCAGACGGTCGCCACCGTCGCGGGCCGGCTGGGGGAGTTTCCGCGCTGTGCTGCGGGCATGCGGGAGGGTCGGCTGTCGCTGGATCAGGTCGGCGTCATCGCGGGGCGCGCCGGTGCGGGATCTGATGAGCACTACGCGCAGCTGGCGCACGTCGCCACGGTCACCCAGCTGCGCACCGCGGTCAAGCTCGAACCGCGACCCGACCCCGATTCCCGGCCGCAACCGCAGCCCTCGATCACCAAGACCACCCCCGGCGAGGGGTTCAGCTGCTACCGGATCACCCTGCCGCAGCCCGACGCGGCGAAGTTCGACGCCGCCTTGGCGTCTCATCGGGAGGCGCTGATCGCCGAATGGAAACACGACCACGACAACGGCCAGGGCGCCTCCGATCAGCGGCCCCCGTTGCCGGGCACCCTCGAGGCGTTTCTGCGCCTAGTCGAGGCCGGGTGGGACGCCGAGGCCACCCGCCGCCCCCACGGGCTGCACACCACCGTGGTGGTGCACCTCGACGTGAAACAGCGCGCTGCGACGCTGCATCTGGGTCCGCTGCTGTCCGACGCCGAACGCCAATATTTGACCTGTGATGCCACGGCTGAAGTGTGGTTCGAACGCGACGGCCAGGTCATCGGCGCCGGCCGGGCCAGCCGGGTGATCAACCGGCGGTTGCGCCGCGCGCTGGAGCATCGCGACCGCATGTGCGTGGTTCCCGGTTGCGGCGCCACCCGGGGCCTGCACGCCCACCACATCCGGCACTGGGAAGACGGCGGCCCCACCGAGCTGGCCAACCTCGTTTTGGTCTGCCCCTATCACCACCGGTCGCACCACCGCGGCGCCATCACCCTCACCGGGCCCGCACACACTCTCACCGTCACCGACGACGCCGGCCAAGCACTAAGCCCGGGATCGCTGGCCCGCCCACCCACCCAACCCCCACCCGCCGTGCCACCCTGCCCCGGACCCACCGGCGAACGCGCCCAATGGTGGTGGTACGACCCCTTCCAACCCCAACCACCACCAACACCCAACTAA
- a CDS encoding tetratricopeptide repeat protein, whose amino-acid sequence MAQQTEKPAEPDGAAGGEHPDDQPSEIVGETTPSKGQLTRLRYRATPWLSHTGRALLAGGLVVAVLAGLTGWLGYRTYQQHEAQAQRDLFVQVARQGAVNLTTINYTQVDADVQRILDLATGAFRDDFEQRSKPFIEVVKAAQSKSEGTVTDAGLESQRGDSGQVLVAVGVKSRTAGGEEAPREWRMRIEVRSVGQGAKVSNVVFVP is encoded by the coding sequence ATGGCACAACAGACCGAAAAGCCCGCCGAACCCGACGGCGCAGCGGGTGGCGAACACCCTGACGATCAGCCGAGCGAGATCGTCGGCGAGACAACCCCATCCAAGGGTCAGCTCACCCGCTTGCGGTACCGCGCCACCCCGTGGCTATCGCATACCGGGCGAGCGTTGTTGGCCGGTGGCCTCGTCGTAGCGGTCTTGGCCGGATTAACCGGTTGGCTCGGCTACCGGACCTACCAACAGCATGAGGCTCAAGCCCAGCGCGATCTGTTCGTTCAGGTTGCACGGCAGGGAGCGGTCAACCTGACCACGATCAACTACACGCAGGTCGATGCCGACGTGCAACGCATCCTCGATCTCGCCACCGGAGCATTCCGTGATGACTTCGAGCAGCGGTCCAAGCCGTTCATCGAGGTTGTCAAGGCGGCGCAGTCGAAATCCGAAGGCACGGTGACCGACGCCGGTCTGGAGTCGCAGCGCGGCGATTCGGGTCAGGTGCTGGTGGCGGTCGGGGTGAAGTCGCGCACCGCCGGTGGCGAGGAGGCGCCCCGGGAATGGCGCATGCGGATCGAGGTCCGGTCGGTCGGCCAGGGCGCCAAGGTGTCGAATGTGGTGTTCGTGCCATGA
- a CDS encoding virulence factor Mce family protein: protein MTSPRTLRRVTATCLVLTLAAASFLVGETLWKGVEKNTYSAYFAESNGLFVGDEIRILGVAVGVVDKIEPQPSSSKVTFSVDKQYPVPADARAAILSPSLVTSRAIQLVPAYSGGPKLSPGASIPLSRTAVPVEWDDFRKQLEKLTDALQPTAPGGVNSVGEFINSAADNLRGQGDTARDTIIKLSQAISALGDHADDIFSTVRNLQLLVSALYSSSDLLASFNQNLASVTTALTNSPDEVANAVKGLDGALADLRDFLAENREAVGTTFDRLGSITTALNDSRADIKQILHVVPTVFQNFMNIYQPAQSAMTGILALNNFADIPQWICSSIEAAARARLDRVSKLCLQYVNPIIKNRIYNYIPVGINPFVGTQARPNEITYSENSLRPGYTSPPEATPPPADTAPPPGEAAPTAPNTGLSSTQVLQNLMLPTGAP, encoded by the coding sequence ATGACGAGTCCGCGCACCCTACGACGAGTGACCGCCACCTGCCTGGTCCTGACGCTGGCCGCTGCCTCGTTTCTCGTCGGCGAGACGCTATGGAAAGGCGTCGAAAAGAACACGTATTCGGCGTATTTCGCGGAGTCCAACGGGCTGTTCGTCGGTGACGAGATCCGGATCTTGGGCGTCGCCGTCGGCGTGGTGGACAAGATCGAGCCACAGCCGTCGAGTTCCAAGGTGACGTTCTCGGTTGACAAGCAGTATCCGGTGCCCGCCGACGCCCGCGCCGCGATCCTGTCGCCGTCGCTGGTGACGTCCCGGGCGATCCAGCTCGTCCCGGCGTATTCGGGCGGGCCCAAATTGAGCCCGGGAGCGTCGATCCCGCTAAGCCGCACCGCGGTCCCCGTCGAATGGGACGACTTCCGCAAGCAGTTGGAGAAGTTGACCGACGCGCTGCAACCGACGGCACCCGGCGGAGTGAACTCGGTGGGCGAGTTCATCAACTCGGCCGCGGACAACCTCCGCGGTCAGGGGGACACCGCGCGCGACACGATCATCAAGCTGTCGCAGGCCATTTCGGCGCTGGGCGACCATGCCGACGACATCTTCAGCACTGTGCGCAATCTCCAATTACTGGTCTCGGCCCTGTATTCCAGCAGCGACCTGCTGGCCTCCTTCAACCAGAACCTGGCCAGCGTGACGACGGCCCTGACGAACAGCCCCGACGAAGTCGCCAATGCGGTCAAGGGTCTCGATGGGGCGCTGGCCGACCTGCGCGACTTCCTCGCCGAGAACCGGGAGGCCGTGGGCACCACCTTCGACCGGCTCGGTTCCATCACCACCGCGCTGAACGACAGCCGTGCCGACATCAAACAGATCCTGCATGTCGTCCCCACCGTTTTCCAAAACTTCATGAACATCTATCAGCCGGCGCAGAGCGCGATGACCGGCATCCTGGCGCTGAACAACTTCGCTGACATCCCGCAGTGGATCTGCAGCTCGATCGAGGCGGCCGCCCGGGCCCGGCTGGACCGGGTTTCGAAGCTGTGCCTGCAGTACGTCAACCCGATCATCAAAAACCGCATCTACAACTACATTCCGGTGGGGATCAACCCGTTCGTGGGGACGCAGGCCCGGCCGAACGAGATCACCTACAGCGAGAATTCGCTCCGGCCCGGTTACACGTCGCCGCCCGAAGCGACGCCGCCGCCGGCGGACACCGCGCCGCCGCCCGGCGAGGCGGCGCCCACGGCGCCGAACACCGGCCTCAGCTCGACGCAGGTTCTGCAAAACTTGATGCTGCCGACGGGGGCGCCATGA
- a CDS encoding MCE family protein — protein MLRLNRRTWIQLSILTLVTVFSCGAMAFSFMKLPQTLFGIGEYNVTVDLPTSGGLYKTSVVTYRGTDIGQVESVDVTATGVRAVLALRSGVKVPSDVQASVHSRSAIGEQYIELTPQPAKDGEHLRPLRAGDVIPAGRVDVPVDIGHLLDLTNRALQAIPRNNLRTVIDETDRAVSGLGPELSRIVDGSAALAIAGGRTTDPLAALIDQSPPVLDSQVQTSGAIATWANRTAAIMAQFKAQDAAVRDLLNRGSSGLEEGRALFDRVAPAVPLLMANLVSLGDIGVVYRHDLEQILVLLPQGIAVMSAALVPNLYSKQEYRGFYLDFNLNLNLPPPCTTGFLPPAQRRSPADIDSPDRPAADLYCRIPQDSELNVRGARNIPCETKPWKRAPTVELCESDEDYVPLNDGYNWKGDPNATYSGQGVPQYPPGQDPRLPPPRGIAPPTPSPPPLAVATYDPANGDYIGPDGRRYTEFDLAHPRAKNWQSLLVPPA, from the coding sequence ATGCTGCGCCTGAACCGCCGGACATGGATCCAACTGTCGATCTTGACATTGGTGACCGTCTTCTCCTGTGGTGCAATGGCATTCAGCTTCATGAAGTTGCCGCAGACGCTGTTCGGGATCGGGGAGTACAACGTCACGGTAGACCTGCCCACCTCGGGCGGGCTGTACAAGACCTCGGTCGTCACCTACCGCGGAACCGACATCGGGCAGGTCGAGTCGGTCGACGTCACCGCCACCGGGGTGCGTGCGGTCCTTGCGTTGAGATCGGGCGTCAAGGTCCCCTCCGACGTGCAGGCGTCGGTGCACAGCCGCTCGGCGATCGGCGAGCAGTACATCGAGCTGACCCCGCAGCCGGCAAAGGACGGAGAACACCTGCGGCCGCTGCGCGCCGGTGACGTCATACCGGCTGGCCGCGTCGACGTCCCGGTTGACATCGGGCACCTCCTCGACCTGACCAACCGTGCCCTGCAAGCGATTCCGCGCAACAATTTGCGCACAGTGATCGACGAGACCGACCGCGCCGTCAGCGGACTCGGGCCCGAACTATCCCGGATCGTCGACGGGTCCGCGGCGCTGGCCATCGCGGGAGGCCGGACCACAGACCCGCTGGCCGCGCTGATCGACCAGTCGCCGCCCGTCCTCGACTCCCAAGTGCAGACATCGGGGGCGATCGCCACGTGGGCCAATCGGACCGCCGCGATCATGGCGCAGTTCAAGGCGCAGGACGCGGCGGTGCGAGACCTGTTGAACCGGGGTAGTTCCGGGCTGGAGGAGGGCCGCGCGCTCTTCGACCGCGTGGCCCCGGCGGTGCCGCTGTTGATGGCCAACCTGGTGAGCCTCGGTGACATCGGCGTGGTCTACCGCCACGACCTCGAGCAGATCCTGGTGCTTCTGCCGCAGGGCATCGCGGTGATGTCGGCGGCCCTCGTGCCGAACCTGTACAGCAAGCAGGAATACCGCGGCTTCTACCTGGATTTCAATCTCAACCTCAACCTGCCGCCACCCTGCACGACGGGCTTCCTGCCGCCCGCGCAGCGCCGCTCACCGGCCGACATCGACTCTCCGGACAGGCCGGCGGCGGACCTGTATTGCCGGATCCCGCAGGATTCCGAACTCAATGTGCGTGGGGCGCGCAACATTCCCTGCGAAACCAAGCCCTGGAAGCGGGCGCCGACAGTGGAGTTGTGCGAAAGCGACGAGGACTACGTGCCGCTCAACGACGGCTACAACTGGAAGGGAGACCCCAACGCCACCTACAGCGGGCAGGGGGTGCCGCAGTACCCTCCGGGCCAGGATCCGCGGCTGCCACCGCCGCGCGGCATCGCGCCACCGACACCGTCGCCACCGCCGCTCGCGGTTGCGACGTATGACCCGGCCAACGGCGACTACATCGGCCCCGATGGCCGCCGGTACACCGAATTCGACTTGGCCCACCCGCGTGCCAAGAACTGGCAGTCACTTCTGGTGCCGCCGGCGTAA